A region of the Cricetulus griseus strain 17A/GY chromosome 7, alternate assembly CriGri-PICRH-1.0, whole genome shotgun sequence genome:
AAATGGGAACGGGTTTAGGAGAGCTATTTAGAATTtcggggtggggggagggcattGGTGGAAagtagggtgttttttttttttttttctcctagagTCCCCAGAGGACAGGAACACTCTTTCCCTGTCCCTGCTCCAACCCCACGGggaagggtttttatttttactaggtTCCCCGGAGGACTTTAGAGCATGTGCTGTCAAAATTTGTTGGAATATTGGTAGATTTTCTGAGATTCTTAAAGGTTTTACAAACTCCAAAAGGTTACAGATTATTACTGTTAGATTAGATAAACCCCTAAAGGAGCAGAGAGCTATTATCCCACTCTTTCCACTCCCCTCTGCCGGTCTCAAAACACGCTCCCTGTTGGGTATTAAGGGCCACTCTTTTCCATTCTCGGCTTGTCCACGGTCACTTCAGTCCCTCATCCCCTTCCAGGCCGGCCACCCACTCAGGTACCTTATCAGgtgctctctttcttccttcaggtTCTTCTTACTACGACAACGTCCGGCCTCTGGCCTACCCAGACTCTGATGCTGTGCTCATCTGCTTTGACATTAGCCGGCCAGAGACCCTGGATAGTGTCCTCAAGAAGGTGGGAGCCTGGGGAAACAGGGAAACTACAAAGGGACTAGTAGCATGCCTCTCAGCTGGTAGTAGATAAAGTGGCATCCCCTTACTCCAGCCCTGTCATGTCGTGTCCATCCCCGTCCCCCCCAAACCAGTCCTTGGAGCTGGAAGACTCATCTGGGGAGATGAGAATCAACTGCCTATCTGCCTTTCCTATCTCCTTGGCTGTGGAAGCCCTGGATGGGAAGGTTGAGAATGCCAGTCCTGGGGCTTTGGAAAGCCCTGTGGCCTCCTGTTCAGGCCATTATTTCCATAAGAAAAGCCTGTGGTGAAAGCATAAGTCAGTTAGGGCATCCTTAGTTCCCAGGCAGGGGAGGGTGTGATTGGTCTGTTCTCGGGACAAAGTATGGGAAAGCTGAGTAAGAATGGGAAGGTTCCAGGCTGACAGACAACCCCGAGTCTTCATTGAAGCTCTTTTCACTGTCTCCTCATCTTCTACACTGTCCTGGTCTCAACCCAAGAAGAGCTTTCCCACACTGTGCCTCACCTAGGAGGGTCCAAGTAATTTCTTCATGCATGGAGCAGGGCTTTTCCCGGcatctccctccactcctccataACTCTTATTTTCCACCCCCAACTAGTGGCAAGGAGAGACTCAGGAGTTTTGCCCCAATGCCAAGGTGGTGCTGGTTGGCTGCAAACTGGACATGAGGACCGACCTGGCCACGCTGAGGGAGCTATCCAAGCAGAGACTTATCCCTGTTACGCATGAGCAGGTAAGAGCCATAACCTGCAACTTAATCCCAGCCTCGACTTCACACCCATGCCCGGTTTGGGCCTCTGATTTAAAGACATCCTAGGTGGCTCATCCTTTCATCCTAACCTCTGACCCTAACCCTTGATTCTTCCCACAACCTTCATGCTCCTTTCTGAAGTCTAGGCTAAGGCCTATAATTTCCACCCATCCCCTTCTTTTCCAGGGCACTGTGCTGGCCAAGCAGGTGGGGGCTGTGTCCTACGTTGAGTGTTCCTCCCGATCTTCTGAGCGCAGTGTCAGGGATGTCTTCCACGTGGCCACAGTGGCTTCTCTTGGCCGTGGCCATAGGCAGCTGCGCCGTACTGACTCTCGCCGGGGACTACAGAGATCCACTCAGCTGTCCGGAAGGCCAGACCGGGGGAATGAGGGAGAGATACATAAGGATCGAGCCAAGAGCTGCACCCTTATGTGAGGGGCTGCAGTGGggcagagaatgaggagggggAGAGATGGAATTGTTCCCCTGCCTGCTCCTGGACTTTGTGACCTCCTGACCCGGGCTGgaagggcagggcaggcaggCGAGCAATTCTGGTTGGAGGGGCTAGAGGACAGAAGGGCGTCAGCGTTCCCCACACCCTCCTCAACTTTTTCTGCCGGTAGCTGAGAGGGCGAACAGGGTAAGCATCTGGGGCATGAACTTGATGGGGCAGGTGGGTGTTCAGGAAGCCAGCACGAAACAATGACTTTGGATGAGTCTTCTACACAAAGCGTATCTTCCTCTCGCACCCCTGTCCGCATACCCTGTCTGCCTTCCCTCAGGAGTGTCCACCGGAtgaccttctcttctctcctctcacttCCACGTCTGTCCTCCTACATTCTAACCTTCAGGCAACACGCACTAAATTTTAAAGCAAGAAGTCCTTTCCTACCATCAACCCAGCAACCAGTTCAGGCTTTCCTCTTCCCCAGCAGTCCGCAAATAAAGCCCATGACCATGGAAAACAGCTATGGATTtagttttgttcctttttttttttatttttcccataaaTTCCCAATCTACCAGCATCCTTGCCCACAGAGAAAACACAGGGGAAAAAGCCATGCACTGAAGAATATGAAGTTTAGAAGCCAGGGGTGGGAGAATGAAATACCTTGGGACTCTTCATTTCCAGTTAATGTGAGCAGGGGCAGAGGAGGGGGGTTTCTTGGAGTGAACTGATGAAGTACAACTGCTCAGCATTCCTCAGCCTGTCTGGGTGTCCTGCGAGCATGGCAGAGGGCCTATTGAAGTGGTACAAGCCCCTTGTTTGCCATCTCTGCCCCTGGCTTGCAGCCTAGGGAGCAGGAAAATAGGAAGGGCATTGAAAGCGTCCCTATCGCTGAATCTGAACCCTGTATGAGGTGAAGCTTGCTAAGGGGACTCTGTCTCCTCAAGGACCCAAACATGGGCTCCCCCTCACTTCTACTTAATGATTGGTGGGGGAGCATCATCTGTAATTGTGAatcaccccaccccagcccctcgGGAATGGAAGCCGGTGGAGGGGATGGCCAGAGTACAGCAAGGACAGTGCTGGTCTGTTTTCTTGGGAGTCTGGTTTCAGATTGTCCTGTATTCCCTCCCTGGCTCTGGTCCCACTGGCCTCTTTTTGGTGACATTCTCCCCCAGGAACCATCCGtggctctcccctccccctaactCCACCCCATCCAGTTCTCCCAGACATGTTGGGAGAGAATGGAGGCTGGCCTTACCCTCCCATCTGGTGGGACCCTGTGCATACTCCACCCCTCCCTGCACTCACCAAGCATTCTCTGTTGCCAACCGTGCCACACACTGGATTGAGTGATGAAGATGGTTTCTGAGCTGCTGGAGGCTAGCCCAGTAGGGAAGAGACAGTACCTTGGCTGAGGGACCCTATATACATACTGGCTGCTGTGGGTCTCCCTGAGCCAGTAAATCCTGAgggagttggtgtgtgtgtgtgtgtgtgtgtgtgtgtgtgtgtgtgtgtgtgtgtgtgtatgcgctcACGTGTGCAGTGTAGAGGAAAGAGTGAGTGTAGCACAGCAGGGCTCACACAGCAGGGAGGGACAGCAATGCCAGACAGGTCCTTCCAGGCCACTGAAGAGCCCACGAGGGAGTCAGTACATCCTTGTGAGGAGCCACCAGAGGTTGCAGGCTGAGGTGTTTAGATTTGGTTTTTTGGATAGATGAGGTGGTGGGGATCATGGGTTTGGGCTCTATGAGATGTGACATAGAAAATAGTGCCTCCTTTCCCTTTGCCAGACCCCTCTCTGGGCAGGAACTTCTTCCCCATTTTCTGGCTTACTGAAccatcctccctccttcccaccactTCCTGTGGGACTCCTATCCCAAGCCATCTCTGCCAATGTAAGGGAGTCTAGGCACTAGACATCCCATCCCCTCAGGTGGGTAGGGGTTGACTGAGACCTTCCTCAAGGGCCCTAAATCCTGAACCAAGAGGTGCTGGAGAGGGCTGGGGCTCTGTCTCTCCCAGAAGACTGGTTTTTCCCCAGTAAGGACTTGCTATAAAAATGAacttgtgggctggagagatggctcagaggttaagagcaccaactgctcttccagaggtcctgagttcaattcccagcaaccacatggtggctcacaaccatcccttatgaggtgccctcttctggtgtgcagatatacatggaagcagaatgttgtatactaattaataaataaaatcttaaaaaaaaatgaacttgttAGTGGGCATGGCCATTAGTGCCTGTAAtctagggaggttgaggcaggaggattgctgagaggTCAAGGCCAAtgtgagctacagaatgagattcttcctaccttcaaaaaaaaaaaataggttttaCCTGGGCGGTGTTGGaggttccagcactcaggaggcagaggcaagcagatctctgtgagttctaggccaccctggcctacagagcgagttccaagatagccagggctacatagagaaatcctgtctgggaaaaataaaagaaaaattgactTGAAACTTTTGGCAGGTCACTTCTCTTACCTAAAAGCAGGCTCAAGCCTGTAGCCACCACAGTGCAGAGTGCTCACACCCCCAATCTTCCTCCTGTGTCATTTATGCTTAGAGAATGCAAATGCATTTCAATATCTGCCTAAAGCAAACATAATTAGGAAGATAAATCAGTTGGAGGAACCCCCAAAGTTTAATATATTTCCAAAACCAGTGGGAAGGGAATTTAGTTCCCTCTGCAGAGCTGTGTTGCCAAACCTATTTCTGGGGAAGAGGATGGGTCTCAGGACCTAGGAGCCCAATGGGTGGGAAGAGGCAGTGGGGCTGTCCCTAGGTTCCAAAAGGTCCTTGCAGGCTGGAGGGAGCCCTACAGCCACCGCCTCCCCCACAAGCAAGTTAGACGCAGCAGCTTCCTCTGTGGCTGTTTCCCCCACAAATTAGACACCAATGTAGCTTTGTTAATcatttaatgaaataaacaaCCAATCATGCTGTGATGCTGTCAGTGTATTTCAGCCTCAGCAATCAGCCAGGGTAGGGTAGGAGACTCCTGGGTTAGTTCTCAAATACTGCAGCCTGTGAAGGCCACCAACCGCAACAGTGAGTCCAGCCCTCCCCAAGGGTCAGTCACAGAAAGAGCCCGAGGTCAGGACTAACATCTGAGTTTGTTCTCAGACTTCCTCTTGTGTGCCACATGAGCAcactggtgcacacacacattcaagtgcacacacaagtgtacacaccAATCCGAAGACCGGATCAGCTTCCACCATACTGCTGCCAAAACTGCCACATAGTTTGgtaccttttttgtttgtctttttgaagcagggtcacatgtagccctggctggcctggcctggaactcatttatGTATAccttacctctgtctcccaaatccaaagattacaggcatgtgccaccactcaggtaatttttaatttttcaatttttctgtgtatacacacacacacacatatatatgaatatatataactCTCCTGTCTTAGCctacaccaccaggcccagctcctACAAGCCTCAGAAACGGGTTCTTTTGAGGGGTATAGGTTTGGATCACAATGCCCAGCTGCCTTTGTTCTTCAGGCAGGGTCTTACTAGCCTtcaacttgcaatcctcctgcctcgaccACAGCagtactggaattgcaggcatatgctaccatgctcagctttctGGAGTTGCTAAGGACCCCATGTTGCTAGAGCAACCTACCCAGATCCACTCGGATTTGTCCAGTGGCCTGCAGAGGAGGGCAGGAGTCATGTCTTTAATTTCCCAGTGGACATCAGGATCCTGGCAGTCCATCCTGGAGCAGCTCTCCTCTGTTCCCCACCCCTCCCCGAGAAGAGCCTCAGCTCTTTGTTTTAGTAGTTCCCTCTACGATtttggctcctctc
Encoded here:
- the Rnd2 gene encoding rho-related GTP-binding protein RhoN codes for the protein MEGQSGRCKIVVVGDAECGKTALLQVFAKDAYPGSYVPTVFENYTASFEIDKRRIELNMWDTSGSSYYDNVRPLAYPDSDAVLICFDISRPETLDSVLKKWQGETQEFCPNAKVVLVGCKLDMRTDLATLRELSKQRLIPVTHEQGTVLAKQVGAVSYVECSSRSSERSVRDVFHVATVASLGRGHRQLRRTDSRRGLQRSTQLSGRPDRGNEGEIHKDRAKSCTLM